One window from the genome of Jeotgalibaca sp. MA1X17-3 encodes:
- a CDS encoding SIS domain-containing protein: MRENKKQSIEKTFSLVSDNDLTRSAEEILKAKNVFIMARGTSKAVGHYLEHLLFSLGIHCFFIKDYNLSESFTNLVTKDDVIILISLSGNTKKIIDTARKVHMKKAKVISLTSFQSNILASYADVRLFSHTDETDTKRDDSISRIGFFLLVDLMIGTIKEQLSISTKI, from the coding sequence ATTCGTGAAAATAAAAAGCAAAGTATTGAAAAAACTTTTTCATTAGTATCAGATAACGATTTAACTCGTAGTGCAGAAGAAATTTTAAAAGCAAAAAATGTTTTTATTATGGCTAGAGGGACTAGTAAAGCAGTTGGGCATTATCTAGAGCATTTACTATTTTCTTTAGGAATTCATTGCTTTTTTATTAAAGATTATAATTTGTCTGAATCTTTTACAAACTTAGTAACAAAAGATGATGTAATTATTTTGATTTCCTTATCAGGAAATACGAAAAAAATTATAGATACAGCTAGAAAAGTCCACATGAAAAAAGCAAAGGTTATTAGTTTAACTTCTTTTCAATCTAATATATTAGCCTCTTACGCAGATGTAAGACTGTTTTCTCATACTGATGAGACGGATACTAAACGTGATGATTCAATTTCTCGAATAGGTTTTTTTCTATTAGTTGACTTGATGATAGGAACAATCAAAGAGCAATTAAGTATTTCTACAAAAATATAA